Proteins from one Planctomycetota bacterium genomic window:
- the ssb gene encoding single-stranded DNA-binding protein yields MASFNRVVLMGNVTRDPELRYIPSGKAVTDLGLAVNERRKLPSGEWGEETTFVDITLWDRNAEVAGEYVTKGSPVLIEGRLKLETWEKDGKKNSKLKVIGDRLVLLGGRSGEGGRGEGGGRSGRPVRAGSGGRHADADAPSTDGPSGGYDGEVPSAGGGDDDIPF; encoded by the coding sequence ATGGCCAGTTTCAACCGTGTGGTTCTGATGGGTAACGTCACCCGCGACCCGGAACTGCGGTACATCCCCAGCGGCAAGGCGGTGACCGACCTGGGTCTGGCAGTCAACGAGCGGCGCAAACTTCCCAGCGGCGAATGGGGCGAGGAGACGACCTTCGTCGACATCACGCTGTGGGATCGCAATGCCGAGGTCGCGGGGGAATACGTCACCAAAGGGTCGCCGGTCCTCATCGAAGGTCGGCTCAAGCTCGAGACGTGGGAGAAAGACGGCAAGAAAAACTCGAAGCTGAAAGTCATCGGCGACCGTCTCGTCCTTCTTGGCGGCCGGTCGGGAGAGGGGGGCCGTGGCGAAGGGGGTGGTCGGTCGGGGCGACCGGTTCGGGCCGGTTCCGGAGGCCGGCACGCCGATGCCGATGCCCCGTCGACCGACGGCCCCTCGGGCGGGTACGATGGAGAAGTGCCATCGGCCGGTGGCGGCGACGACGACATCCCGTTTTGA
- a CDS encoding ribose-phosphate pyrophosphokinase, with amino-acid sequence MNDLKIFSGPANTALAQDICRYLNLPMGKITLGRFPDGEISCKIDEDVRGRDVFIVQPTCPPVNEHLMELLVMIDSFKRASSFRLTAVIPYFGYARQDRKDAGRVPITAKLVANLITRAGADRVLAMDLHAAQIQGFFDVPVDHLYAAPVLHNHFASLDVPRDEIVVVSADEGGIKRAVGHATRFGAPLAIIDKRRLSADTTKPANLIGASVEGKTALMFDDMISTAGSICSAAEVIHRHGAKAIYAAATHGLLVGPAVERLRAAPFKGVIITDSIPLSEDKLLPSVTVLSVAALLGQAIKRIHRNESVSMMFQ; translated from the coding sequence ATGAACGATCTGAAGATCTTCAGTGGGCCCGCCAACACGGCGCTGGCCCAGGACATCTGCCGCTACCTCAACCTGCCGATGGGGAAGATCACCCTCGGGCGGTTTCCGGACGGCGAGATCTCGTGCAAGATCGACGAAGACGTCCGCGGCCGCGACGTGTTCATCGTCCAGCCCACCTGCCCGCCGGTCAACGAGCACCTCATGGAGCTGCTCGTGATGATCGACAGCTTCAAGCGCGCCAGTTCGTTCCGGCTGACGGCGGTGATTCCCTACTTCGGGTACGCCCGGCAGGACCGAAAAGACGCCGGGCGGGTGCCGATCACGGCCAAGCTCGTGGCCAATCTGATCACCCGCGCGGGCGCCGACCGCGTGCTGGCGATGGACCTCCACGCCGCCCAGATCCAGGGCTTCTTCGACGTCCCCGTCGACCACCTCTACGCCGCCCCGGTGCTCCACAACCACTTCGCGTCGCTCGACGTGCCGCGCGACGAGATCGTCGTCGTCAGCGCCGACGAGGGGGGAATCAAGCGCGCCGTCGGCCACGCCACCCGGTTCGGAGCCCCGCTGGCGATCATCGACAAGCGGCGTTTGTCGGCCGACACCACCAAGCCTGCAAACCTCATCGGGGCGTCGGTGGAGGGAAAAACGGCGCTGATGTTCGACGACATGATCAGCACCGCCGGTTCGATCTGCTCGGCCGCCGAGGTGATCCACCGCCACGGCGCCAAGGCGATCTACGCCGCCGCGACCCACGGCCTGCTCGTCGGCCCGGCGGTCGAGCGGCTCCGGGCGGCGCCCTTCAAAGGAGTGATCATCACCGACTCGATCCCCCTTTCGGAGGATAAGCTCCTTCCCTCCGTGACGGTGCTTTCGGTCGCTGCGCTGCTCGGGCAGGCGATCAAACGGATCCACCGCAACGAGTCGGTGAGCATGATGTTCCAGTGA
- the dnaB gene encoding replicative DNA helicase, with translation MSDAAAGSAGNHDASGNGASSRRRRDGGGKPRPTAPAAGSGARLPGRERPTSYESERAVIGSVLLKPDVCDDVTLVLSPADFDDDACRLIFERIREIHESARKVDVRILVEALRTAGELERVGGAAVIAEFLQAVPHAAHAVHYAEIVREKSLLRALIDTSTAILSDAYDSPVEARKQLGDAETKIFGISEQRAGTEARPINDVLKDVLHRMDARMKHDQPLGGVETGFTELDTLCGGLHNQELIILAARPSMGKTALAMNIAEHVAIHNRRPVLFVSLEMAALELTDRLLCSSARVNGHRLRNGTISQEDRRRLVQKASEISAAPLFIDDSPARTLAEIGAVARRIKRKHGLALVAIDYLQLIEPDNPRDPRQEQVARIARRLKTLARQLEAPLLCLAQLNRQAEVSRDNKPRLHHLRESGAIEQDADVVMFVHREEYYQTNDEDRERVKGQAEIIIAKQRNGPIGDVKLLWQHDFTRFVNQEHRPHSEFESFSP, from the coding sequence ATGAGCGACGCGGCGGCGGGTTCAGCGGGCAACCACGATGCCTCCGGAAACGGCGCGTCCTCCCGCCGGCGGCGTGACGGCGGCGGTAAGCCGCGCCCCACCGCCCCCGCAGCGGGCAGCGGAGCCCGGCTGCCGGGGCGCGAACGGCCCACCAGCTATGAATCGGAGCGTGCCGTGATCGGCAGCGTGCTCCTCAAGCCCGATGTCTGCGACGACGTGACGCTGGTGTTGTCCCCCGCCGATTTCGACGACGACGCCTGCCGACTGATCTTCGAGCGGATCCGTGAGATCCACGAGTCGGCGCGGAAGGTCGACGTCCGGATCCTCGTCGAGGCGCTGCGCACGGCCGGCGAATTGGAGCGCGTCGGCGGCGCGGCGGTGATCGCCGAATTCCTCCAGGCCGTCCCCCACGCCGCGCATGCGGTGCATTACGCCGAGATCGTCCGGGAGAAGAGCCTCCTCCGCGCGCTGATCGACACCTCCACCGCGATCCTCAGCGACGCCTACGACTCCCCGGTCGAGGCGCGGAAACAGCTCGGCGACGCCGAGACGAAGATCTTCGGCATCTCGGAGCAGCGGGCCGGGACCGAGGCGCGACCGATCAACGACGTCCTCAAGGACGTGCTCCACCGGATGGACGCCCGGATGAAGCACGATCAGCCGCTCGGCGGCGTCGAAACCGGGTTTACCGAGCTCGACACCCTCTGCGGGGGCCTCCACAACCAGGAGCTGATCATCCTCGCCGCCCGGCCCAGCATGGGAAAGACGGCGCTGGCGATGAACATCGCCGAGCACGTCGCGATCCACAATCGGCGGCCGGTGCTGTTCGTGAGCCTCGAGATGGCGGCGCTCGAGCTCACCGACCGGTTGCTCTGTTCCTCCGCGCGCGTCAACGGCCACCGTCTCCGCAACGGCACGATCTCGCAGGAGGACCGGCGCCGGCTTGTGCAGAAGGCCAGCGAGATCAGCGCCGCGCCGCTGTTCATCGACGACTCCCCGGCGCGGACGCTGGCCGAGATCGGCGCGGTCGCCCGGCGGATCAAGCGGAAGCATGGCCTCGCGCTGGTCGCGATCGACTACCTCCAGCTGATCGAGCCCGACAACCCGCGCGACCCCCGCCAGGAGCAGGTCGCCCGCATCGCCCGCCGCCTCAAGACGCTTGCCCGGCAACTCGAGGCCCCGTTGCTGTGCCTTGCCCAGCTCAACCGCCAGGCGGAGGTGTCGCGCGACAACAAGCCGCGGCTCCACCATCTCCGTGAGTCCGGGGCCATCGAGCAGGATGCCGACGTGGTGATGTTCGTGCACCGTGAGGAGTACTACCAGACGAACGACGAGGACCGGGAACGGGTCAAGGGACAGGCCGAGATCATCATCGCCAAGCAGCGAAACGGTCCGATCGGCGACGTCAAGCTGCTCTGGCAGCACGACTTCACCCGGTTCGTCAATCAGGAGCACCGCCCGCACAGCGAGTTCGAGAGCTTCTCCCCCTGA
- a CDS encoding 50S ribosomal protein L25 has protein sequence MDPVSESLEVVARTAVGSHACRRLRRQGLVPLVLYGHGEKCVDLAAHRDAVEAVIRHGSRVVELQGAVKTSALLRDLQWDTFGTEPLHVDLIRVSASERVKVRVPVDLRGECPGQREGGVVTLLLHEVDLECTADAIPERIHAQVGRLMIGGVIKVQDLELPKGARVLADREENVVSCNLPTHKAEEAVAAAEPEVIGRKPAEEGTAAEGE, from the coding sequence ATCGATCCCGTGAGCGAGTCGCTCGAAGTCGTCGCCCGCACCGCCGTCGGCTCCCATGCCTGCCGCCGCCTCCGCCGCCAGGGGCTCGTTCCCCTGGTTCTCTACGGCCATGGCGAGAAATGTGTCGATCTGGCCGCCCACCGCGATGCGGTCGAGGCGGTGATCCGCCACGGCAGCCGTGTCGTGGAGTTGCAGGGAGCGGTGAAGACCAGCGCCCTGCTCCGAGACCTGCAGTGGGACACGTTCGGCACCGAACCGCTCCACGTCGATCTGATTCGCGTCAGCGCCAGCGAGCGGGTCAAGGTGCGCGTCCCGGTCGACCTGCGTGGCGAATGCCCCGGGCAACGTGAAGGGGGCGTGGTCACGCTCCTGCTCCACGAAGTCGATCTCGAGTGCACGGCTGACGCGATCCCGGAGAGGATCCACGCCCAGGTGGGCCGGCTGATGATCGGCGGCGTCATCAAGGTCCAGGATCTGGAGCTGCCGAAGGGGGCTCGCGTCCTTGCCGACCGGGAAGAGAACGTCGTGTCCTGCAACCTCCCGACGCACAAGGCCGAGGAGGCGGTCGCCGCCGCCGAGCCGGAGGTGATCGGCCGCAAGCCGGCGGAGGAGGGGACTGCCGCCGAGGGGGAGTGA
- a CDS encoding aminoacyl-tRNA hydrolase → MKLVVGLGNPGRSYDGSRHNVGFEVLDILSERAGSPPRRQRFQGDTAPATVRGSQVLLLWPLTWMNLSGSAVLAARDFYKLDDSDILVICDDFNLPADVIRLRKGGSAGGQNGLANVLLRLGTQTVPRLRVGIGPVPRGRDPADWVLGRFTAAERTQVDAAVQRAAEAAEDWIALGIDAAMNRHN, encoded by the coding sequence GTGAAACTCGTCGTCGGCCTCGGCAACCCCGGCCGCTCCTACGATGGCTCGCGGCACAACGTCGGCTTCGAGGTTCTCGACATCCTGTCGGAGCGGGCGGGAAGCCCGCCGCGGCGTCAGCGTTTCCAGGGCGACACCGCCCCGGCGACGGTCCGGGGCAGCCAGGTCCTGCTCCTCTGGCCGCTGACGTGGATGAACCTCTCCGGCTCGGCCGTGCTTGCAGCGCGCGATTTCTACAAGCTCGACGACTCGGATATATTGGTGATTTGCGACGACTTCAATCTCCCCGCGGACGTCATCCGGCTCCGGAAGGGCGGTTCGGCGGGGGGCCAAAATGGCCTCGCCAACGTCCTCCTGCGCCTCGGCACCCAGACCGTGCCGCGACTTCGGGTGGGCATCGGACCGGTGCCTCGCGGCCGTGATCCAGCCGATTGGGTGCTCGGCCGCTTCACCGCGGCGGAGCGAACGCAGGTCGACGCCGCCGTGCAGCGGGCCGCGGAAGCAGCCGAGGATTGGATCGCCCTCGGCATCGACGCGGCGATGAACCGACACAACTAG
- a CDS encoding glycosyl transferase family 2, with product MSPTPPIAIVLAAGRGTRMGTDLPKVLCEAAGKPLVTWVLEALAAAGIEERIVVVGHRAADVERALAGVTGVFFALQTALRGTGDAVAAAVPHLRRAGGGPARPVVIVCGDSPMLRPASIARLLGEFAARSAACLLGTTIAADPTGLGRIVRDDSGRFEAIVEERDATPQQRLIREVNMSTYVFAAGALVDAVGRLDNGNAAGEYYLTDCPRLLASDGLVVDAVACLDESESLSVNTPAQLAAVAAALAARPTGDEQGPARHAG from the coding sequence ATGTCGCCGACGCCGCCGATCGCGATCGTCCTCGCCGCTGGCCGCGGCACACGGATGGGCACCGACCTGCCCAAGGTGCTCTGCGAGGCGGCAGGGAAGCCGCTTGTCACCTGGGTGCTCGAGGCCTTGGCGGCGGCTGGGATCGAGGAGCGGATCGTGGTCGTCGGCCACCGGGCCGCCGACGTCGAGCGCGCGCTGGCCGGTGTGACCGGGGTCTTCTTCGCGCTCCAGACCGCGCTCCGCGGAACCGGCGACGCGGTGGCCGCGGCGGTCCCGCACCTGCGCCGCGCCGGAGGAGGCCCGGCGCGGCCGGTGGTGATCGTCTGCGGCGATTCGCCGATGCTCCGGCCGGCGAGCATCGCCCGCCTCCTCGGCGAGTTCGCCGCCCGGTCGGCCGCCTGCCTGCTGGGCACGACGATCGCCGCCGACCCGACCGGCCTGGGGCGGATCGTGCGCGACGACTCCGGCCGGTTCGAGGCGATCGTCGAGGAACGCGACGCGACGCCGCAGCAGCGCCTGATCCGCGAGGTCAACATGAGCACGTACGTGTTCGCGGCAGGGGCGCTCGTCGACGCCGTCGGGCGCCTCGACAACGGCAACGCCGCCGGGGAGTATTACCTCACCGACTGCCCCCGGTTGCTGGCGTCCGACGGCCTGGTGGTCGATGCCGTCGCCTGCCTCGACGAGAGCGAGTCGCTCTCCGTGAACACCCCCGCACAGCTCGCCGCGGTGGCCGCGGCCCTGGCGGCGCGGCCGACGGGCGACGAGCAGGGACCAGCGAGGCACGCCGGATGA
- the rplI gene encoding 50S ribosomal protein L9, producing MAAANRLPKGKKGGIELLLIQSVEHLGKVGEVVEVKRGYAANYLLPQGMATIATDHHKRMIEKHKAKLDEIARQRLAGLRSLLDELVRTSVTIEANANDEGHLYGSVGAAEISRSLKQQDLIVAADSIILQGPLKEVGLYTVKVRLAAEVEGDLKVWVVPSSGDGGAK from the coding sequence ATGGCCGCCGCCAACCGGCTACCGAAGGGGAAGAAGGGGGGCATCGAACTGCTCCTCATCCAGTCGGTCGAGCACCTCGGCAAGGTGGGCGAGGTGGTCGAGGTGAAGCGGGGGTACGCGGCCAACTATCTGCTGCCCCAGGGCATGGCGACGATCGCCACCGACCACCACAAGCGGATGATCGAGAAGCACAAGGCGAAGCTCGACGAGATCGCCCGGCAGCGGTTGGCGGGCCTCCGCAGCCTGCTCGACGAGCTGGTGCGGACGAGCGTCACGATCGAGGCCAATGCCAACGACGAGGGGCATCTCTACGGCTCCGTCGGCGCGGCGGAGATCTCCCGGTCGCTGAAGCAGCAAGACCTGATCGTCGCTGCCGACTCGATCATCCTCCAGGGCCCCCTCAAAGAGGTCGGGCTGTACACGGTCAAGGTGCGGCTCGCTGCCGAGGTGGAAGGCGACCTGAAGGTGTGGGTGGTGCCCTCGAGCGGAGACGGCGGAGCCAAGTAG
- the rpsF gene encoding 30S ribosomal protein S6 codes for MVVYEGMFILDPTKFSRDPSAAAKQVDDLIAAHGGTVLAARLWDERKLAYPINGHKKGVYWLSYFKMPGGNIAPLERQAAITDLVIRKLILRVDPRLADVLVQHALAGDSTQRRTGTSSPAGT; via the coding sequence ATGGTCGTTTACGAAGGCATGTTCATTCTTGATCCCACGAAGTTCTCGCGCGATCCGTCCGCGGCTGCCAAGCAGGTCGACGACCTGATCGCCGCGCACGGCGGCACCGTGCTCGCCGCACGGCTGTGGGACGAGCGAAAACTCGCCTACCCCATCAACGGACACAAGAAGGGGGTCTACTGGCTCAGCTACTTCAAGATGCCCGGCGGCAACATCGCCCCCCTCGAGCGGCAGGCGGCGATCACCGACCTGGTGATCCGCAAGTTGATCCTCCGCGTCGATCCGCGGCTCGCCGATGTCCTCGTGCAGCACGCGTTGGCCGGCGATAGCACGCAGCGGCGCACGGGCACCTCGAGCCCGGCGGGAACCTGA
- a CDS encoding DUF4432 family protein, whose translation MTRQSHPVVSRGRGDTASTANDALDITLGRLRVRTGRIRGGRGDGMLVVELAAGATSAIVLPDRGLGIWKAWSGPTELGWQSPVAGPVHPRGVPLMEPSGLGWLDGFDELVARCGLVSNGAPDFDAAGRLLHPLHGRIANLPAHAVEVVIDDKAGTVELAGAVDETRFHFHALRMSTRIVVHADRPLVTWTDEVTNLSDRPTTMQMLYHVNLGPPLLGAGAELLAAVDEVAPRDTAAMPDGPTWRSFEAPRAGRPEEAHFARIRPDDQGTAEAVLLAPGGREGARLAWFAESLPCFTLWKNQTGNADGYVTGLEPGTNFPNPRSFEESQGRVVTLAPRAAVQFDLALEHVSGARLDEVRTRIAALAARRPTTIHPAPRSGWSRLAAWLVALSALGLSAGADAVADQTGPPRRVLAADDSTRTLALVGADGSIAWRRPVAQIHDLHLLPDGHLLSQEGWTRVVETDRDGKVVWSYDGRKEHGDRPVEIHAFERLPDGATMIAESGPARIVEVDGEGKIRHVIPLTVDRPAVHSDTRNVRRTPAGTYLVAHERDGVVREYDTAGRVVWEFDVPLFGREPKGGHGPEAFGDQVYSAVRLANGNTLIGTGNGHAVLEVTPAKEIVWHLAQHDLPGITLAWVTQVRRLANGNTQLVNCHAGPDNPQIIEVTPDKRVAWTFRDFVTFGNSLPVAVVFDP comes from the coding sequence ATGACACGCCAATCCCACCCTGTCGTGAGCCGCGGGCGCGGAGACACCGCCTCCACCGCCAACGATGCGCTCGATATCACTCTCGGCCGGTTGCGGGTCCGCACCGGCCGGATCCGCGGCGGCCGCGGCGACGGGATGCTCGTCGTCGAGCTCGCCGCCGGCGCCACCAGCGCGATCGTCCTCCCGGACCGGGGCCTGGGAATCTGGAAGGCCTGGAGCGGGCCGACCGAGCTGGGCTGGCAGTCGCCGGTCGCCGGCCCGGTGCACCCGCGCGGCGTGCCGCTGATGGAGCCCTCCGGGCTCGGCTGGCTCGACGGGTTCGACGAACTGGTCGCCCGCTGCGGCCTGGTCTCCAACGGCGCCCCCGATTTCGACGCCGCCGGCCGGCTGCTGCATCCGCTGCACGGCCGGATCGCCAATCTCCCCGCCCATGCCGTCGAGGTGGTGATCGACGACAAGGCCGGCACGGTCGAACTGGCCGGCGCCGTCGACGAGACGCGGTTCCACTTCCATGCCCTGCGTATGTCGACCCGGATCGTCGTCCACGCCGACCGGCCGCTGGTCACCTGGACCGACGAAGTGACAAACCTCTCCGACCGCCCGACGACGATGCAGATGCTCTACCACGTCAATCTCGGGCCACCGCTGCTCGGGGCCGGGGCCGAGCTCCTCGCGGCCGTCGACGAGGTGGCGCCGCGCGACACCGCGGCGATGCCCGACGGCCCGACCTGGAGGAGCTTCGAAGCGCCCCGGGCAGGGCGCCCCGAGGAGGCGCATTTCGCGCGGATCCGTCCCGACGACCAGGGGACCGCCGAGGCGGTCCTCCTCGCCCCCGGCGGGCGCGAGGGGGCGCGGCTGGCCTGGTTTGCCGAGTCGCTCCCCTGCTTCACGCTCTGGAAAAACCAGACTGGGAATGCCGATGGCTACGTCACCGGACTCGAGCCGGGCACCAATTTCCCCAACCCGCGGTCGTTCGAGGAGTCGCAGGGGCGCGTGGTCACGCTGGCGCCGCGGGCGGCGGTCCAATTCGATCTGGCGCTCGAGCACGTTTCCGGCGCCCGGCTCGACGAGGTCCGCACCCGGATCGCCGCCCTCGCCGCGCGGCGGCCGACGACGATCCATCCCGCCCCACGCTCGGGCTGGAGCCGGCTGGCGGCGTGGCTCGTCGCGCTCTCGGCCCTCGGCCTGTCGGCCGGGGCCGACGCCGTCGCCGACCAGACCGGCCCGCCGCGCCGCGTGCTCGCGGCCGACGATTCGACGCGGACGCTGGCGCTGGTCGGAGCCGACGGGAGCATCGCCTGGCGGCGCCCCGTCGCGCAGATCCACGACCTCCACCTCCTCCCTGACGGCCACCTGCTCTCCCAGGAGGGGTGGACGCGGGTCGTGGAGACCGACCGCGACGGGAAGGTGGTCTGGTCCTACGACGGGCGGAAGGAGCATGGCGACCGCCCGGTCGAGATCCACGCCTTCGAGCGGCTCCCCGACGGGGCGACGATGATCGCCGAGTCGGGGCCGGCGCGGATCGTGGAGGTCGATGGCGAGGGGAAGATCCGCCACGTGATCCCGCTCACGGTCGATCGGCCGGCTGTCCACTCCGACACCCGCAACGTGCGCCGCACGCCGGCGGGCACGTATCTGGTCGCCCACGAGCGCGACGGCGTGGTCCGCGAATACGACACCGCGGGCAGGGTCGTGTGGGAGTTCGACGTGCCGCTGTTCGGCCGCGAGCCGAAGGGGGGCCACGGGCCCGAGGCATTCGGCGACCAGGTCTATTCGGCCGTCCGCCTCGCCAATGGCAACACGCTCATCGGCACCGGCAACGGCCATGCCGTGCTCGAGGTCACGCCCGCCAAGGAGATCGTCTGGCACCTGGCCCAGCATGACCTGCCGGGGATCACGCTGGCGTGGGTCACGCAGGTGCGCCGGCTCGCCAACGGCAACACGCAACTGGTGAATTGCCACGCCGGCCCCGACAACCCGCAGATCATCGAAGTCACACCCGACAAGAGGGTGGCGTGGACGTTTCGCGACTTCGTCACGTTCGGCAACTCCCTGCCGGTGGCGGTCGTGTTCGACCCCTGA